Proteins encoded together in one Desulfosporosinus meridiei DSM 13257 window:
- a CDS encoding phosphodiester glycosidase family protein has protein sequence MRKNRKIRPKMMLVFMIFNLVFSVILFPFTVLWGPFEATKTLAVGSILSSRHPQVVKAFLSDEEISEIVNKYDSAATPCPTWHTVSDASTGITIEDINAKAFKGKVMLIKDPKRIKVAVTKELEVRGERVSDFVKDTGAIAGINGGGFYDPNGAGNGGFPDGLTIHNGEIVHNSIGDKSTDIVALDKEGKLIVGQIKADDVKKKNIQEGVSFWPALIKDGKRGEFQDSFWGVAPRTAIGQKADGTIILVVIDGRQPTWSWGAKMSDLYNLFRDYDAVDAANLDGGSSTELFYNGKVINKLWNWAGERYLPTAFVVMPE, from the coding sequence ATGAGGAAAAATCGAAAAATACGGCCCAAAATGATGCTTGTTTTTATGATCTTTAATCTGGTTTTCTCCGTAATCTTGTTTCCCTTTACCGTTTTGTGGGGGCCATTTGAAGCAACGAAAACTTTAGCGGTTGGATCTATTCTCTCTTCTAGACATCCACAGGTTGTTAAGGCGTTTCTCTCGGATGAGGAAATTAGCGAGATTGTTAACAAATATGACAGCGCAGCAACGCCCTGTCCAACCTGGCATACTGTTTCAGATGCATCCACTGGTATCACGATTGAAGATATTAACGCTAAGGCATTTAAAGGTAAAGTAATGCTCATAAAGGATCCCAAACGGATAAAAGTGGCTGTGACAAAAGAATTGGAGGTTAGAGGTGAACGGGTAAGTGACTTCGTTAAAGACACTGGGGCTATTGCGGGAATAAATGGCGGAGGGTTTTATGACCCCAATGGTGCAGGAAATGGAGGGTTTCCTGACGGATTAACCATTCATAATGGAGAAATCGTCCATAACAGTATTGGCGACAAGAGTACAGACATTGTGGCCCTTGATAAAGAGGGTAAACTGATCGTTGGACAAATAAAGGCTGATGACGTTAAAAAGAAAAATATTCAGGAAGGGGTATCGTTCTGGCCAGCCTTAATAAAAGACGGAAAACGAGGGGAATTTCAAGACTCTTTTTGGGGCGTTGCACCACGAACTGCCATCGGACAGAAAGCAGATGGCACGATTATTCTCGTCGTAATTGATGGTCGCCAACCAACTTGGAGTTGGGGAGCAAAAATGAGCGACCTCTATAACCTTTTCAGGGATTATGATGCAGTGGATGCGGCCAATCTGGATGGCGGTTCTTCTACAGAACTCTTTTATAACGGAAAAGTGATTAATAAACTTTGGAACTGGGCTGGTGAACGCTACCTGCCAACGGCATTTGTGGTCATGCCAGAATAG